CCCATTCGACCAGGTCGCCGCGCAGTCACAGCGCACCACAAAAACCGAACACGCCCTGCCCGGCGCTCCAACAACCAAGCAATCCTTCCGCGCCGCCACAGAACTCGAACTCGCCCCAGCCGCCAGCCACCCGTTCGACCAGGTCGCCGCACAGCCACAGCGCACCAAGGAAACCGAACACACCCCACTCAACACCCCAGCAACCGAAGCACCTTCCCGCACCACCGCGGCACCCGAACACGCCCCAGTCATCGGCCGCCCCCTCCGCCAGATCGCCCCAAAACCACGGCCCACCACAAAAACAGAACACCCACTACCCGGCACCCCAACAACCGAGAAGCCCTCCCGCACCACAGAAACCGAACTCACCCCAACCGCCTACCGCCGGCAAAGCGAACTCACCCGGCGCACCATCACCGCGACACCGCGACAACTGACCAGCAGGAGCGCGGCATGACCCAACTCCAGGAAGCCCCCGCAACCAAGGCCGTCGGCCGCCCGCTCGATCGGGTCGACGGCGCGGTGAAGACCACCGGGGAAGCGCGTTACGCCGCGGAGTTCCCGTACCCGGGCCTGGCCTACGCGAGCATGGTGCACTCGACCGTGGCCCGTGGCCGGATCACCGCCATCGACACCGCGGCCGCGCTCGCCGTGCCCGGGGTGCTGGCCGTGATCACCCACGAGAACGCGCCACCGATGAAAAAGCCGGCCAAGCCGAACCCGTTGAACCTGAGCACGCTGGCCTCGGGCACCAGGGTGAACTACCTCAACACCGACGAGGTGTTCTGGAACGGGCAGCCGATCGCGGTGGTCGTCGCCGACACGCTCGAAGCCGCCCGCGAGGCCACCGCACTCGTGCGCGCCGAGTACGAGGTTCTCAAGTCCACTGTGGACTTCAACGCCGAGCAGGGCAACGCCAAACCCCAGCCGAACAGCATGATCCAGTCCGGCGGCGCGAAGAAGGGCGACGCCGAAGCCGCACTCGCCGCCGCCCCGGTCTCGGTGGACCTGCGGTTCTCCACCCCGGCGCACAACCACAACGCGATCGAGCCGCACGCCACCACCGCGCTCTGGGATGGCGACCGGCTGACCGTGCACGAAGCCACGCAGAGCGTCGACTGGGTGCGACGGCATCTGGCGCTGAAGTTCGGCGTGCCGGTCGGCGGGGTCCGCGTGCTCGCGCCGTTTGTCGGCGGCGGGTTCGGCGGCAAGGGCGCGGTGTGGGCGGGCACCGTGCTGACCGCGCTCGCGGCCAGGGTGACCGGGCGGCCGGTGCGCATGCTGCTCAGCCGCGAGAGCGTGTACCGCACGGTCGGCGGGCGGACACCGTCCACGCAGCGGGTCGCGCTCGGCGCGGACACCGACGGGCGGCTGACCTCACTCATCCACACCAGCATCACGCAGACCGGCAGCGGGGGCGGTGGCCCGGAGCAGGTCACCTCGCAGTCTCGGCACCTCTACGCCGCCGAGAACATCCTGGTGCAGCAGAACCTGGTCGAACTCGACACCACACCGAACACCTTCATGCGCGCGCCCGGTGAGTCCATCGGCACCTTCGCGCTGGAGGCCGGCGTCGACGAACTGGCCTACCGGCTCGGCATCGACCCGATCGAGCTGCGGATGCGGAACGAACCGACGGTGAACCCGCTGGACGGCAAGAAGTTCGCGCACCGGATGCTGCGCGAGTGCTTCGTGCGCGGCGCCGCCGAATTCGGCTGGGCGGACCGGACCCCGGAGCCCGGCTCGATGCGGGACGGGCAGTGGCTGGTCGGCTGGGGCGTCGCGGCGGCGTACCACCCGGCGTGGCAGTTCCCGGCCAACGTGCGGGTGCGCTGGTCGGCCGACGGCTCGGTGCTGGTCCGCTGCGGCTTCCAGGAAATGGGCATGGGCGCCGCGACCGCACAGGCGCAGATCGCCGCGGACGCGCTCGGTGTCCCGGTCGACTCGGTGCGCGTCGAATACGGCGACACCGCATTGCCGATCGGCCCCAGCGCGGGCGGCTCCGCCCAGACGGCCAGCATCGCGGCGAGCCTGCTGTCCGCCTGCGAGAAGCTCACGAACGCACTGGGCGCGCTGGCGAAGAAGCACCCCGGTGGCTCCCCCGCCGAGATCATCACCGCCGCCGGAAAGCCGTACCTGGAAGTCTCGGTCGGGGCCGATTCCGGGTTGGGCGCGGTGGCCGGGCAGGTCCGGTTCATGTCGAAGTTCGTGATGGACCAGCGGCGCTGGGTGAAGGCGGCCAGCGGGGCGCACTTCTGCGAGGTGCGCGTCGACCCGGACACCGGCGAAACCCGGATATCCCGCTGGACCGGCGTCTTCGACGTGGGCCGGGTCATCAACGCGAAGACCGCCACCAGCCAGCTCAAGGGCGGGATCGTGATGGGCATCGGCATGGCACTGTCGGAGGAAACCCTCGTCGACCCGCGTACCGGGCGGATCATGAACCCGAGCCTGTCGGAGTACCACGTCCCCGTGCACGCCGACATTCCACCCATCAACGTGCACTACCTCGACGTCCCAGCCCCGACGATGCCCCTGGGCCTGCTGGGCATCGGCGAGGTGGGCATCACCGGCGTCGCCGGCGCCGTCGCGAACGCCATCCACCACGCCACCGGCAAACGCCTACGAGACCTCCCCCTCACCCTGGACAAACTCCTCTGACCCCGCACCAACCCTGTGGGCTAAGCCTCCAGGACGAAGAAGAGAAAGCTGGGAGCCGTCGAGAGCAGATAGAAATCCTCGGGGAACTTTTCCTTGGCGGCCGGTATCGGCTGCGGTTCGCTGATGAGCGAGATCCGGAAGCCCGCCGCGGTGAAGGCGTCGGTCATGGCGTGCAGTGGGCGGTTCCAGTACCTCACTGGGGCCGCCACATCGCCCAGCATCATTTCGTCGGTCGAAGCGTAGGTCGCGAAGTAGTCCGGCCGCGTCCCCGAAAGGCGCGCGAAGCAGTACTCGGCCGTGGGGTGGTTGACCGAAATGATGAGCCGTCCGCCTGGCTTGAGTACGCGGCGCGTCTCGCCGAGGGTCGGGCCCCAGTCCTCGAGGTAGTGCAACACCAGCGAGGCGATGACGTCGTCGAAGGTGTCGTCCGGGTAGGGCAACTCCTCCGCCAGGTCGGCGACCCGCAGGTCCGCGTCGGAACCGAGTCGGCGCAGGGCCAGGTCGACCATTCCGGCGCTCCGGTCGAAACCGGACACCAACGCGCCCCGGTCGCGCAGCGCCTCGAACAACGGGCCCGCGCCGCAGCCTGCGTCGAGGATCCGCCTCCCGGCCACGTCCCCGGCGAGGGCCAGCGTCGCGGGCCGTTCGTAGTAGGCGTTGTTGAGACTGCTTTCGTTCTCGGCGTCATACGCCTCGGCGAAGCTGTCGTAGTCGTTCACCCCTGCGGTCATGGCGCCATCCTGGCCCGGCCGCCCCGAACACCGCCACTTTCGCAGGTCAGGCCCCGACTTCGCCGTCGATGGCCTCGCGCAGGAAGTCGGCGTGGCCGTTGTGCCTGGCGTACTCGTGAATCAGGTGCAGCATCACCAATCGCAGCGAGACATCCTCGCCCCAGCGGGAGTTGTGCCCGGTCACGTCGAGGGATTCCGCTTCACGCTCGATCCGGCGGGAATGCTCCACTTCGGCCCGCCACGCCTCGAACGCCTCCTCACGGGTGGCGTTCGAGGCGTCGTACGCCGCCTGGAAGTCCTTTTCGGACGACCAGAGGAACGGAAGGCCTTCTTCTCGGTTGATCACCCGGCGGAACCAGGTCCGCTCCACTTCGGCCAGGTGACGGACCAGCCCGAGCAGCGAAAGCGTCGACGGCGGGCTCGACTGCCGCCGCAATTCCTCTGTGGACAATCCTTCGCACTTCATTTCCAGCGTGGCGCGGTGGAAGTCCAGGAATGCGCGCAGCGTTTCGCGTTCGTCCCCGCGCAGCGGCGGGCTGATCCGGTCGATCCCCATGGCGGGCATCCTACGGCGTGAGGTCGTAGACCGACTGCCCGCCGATCGTGGTCGCGGTGAAGTTCGCCTCCACCCATTCGGCGATCTCGTTGCTCCCCCCGCCTGGCCCGCCCATGCGACCGCCGTCGGTGATGTAGTAACCGATCTTGCCTTCGGCCACGTACTGCTGGAACTGCGCCAGCGTCGGCGCCGGGTCACCGCCGTTGAACCCGCCGATCGGCATCACCGACTTCCCGCTGACCAGCTGGAGCGCGGCCGCACCACGCGTGCCGTTGCTCGCCGCGGCCCACTGCTCGGGACTGGCCTGCAACGCGGCGACCAGGTCCGCCGACGGCGCCTCCCCCTCCGGCATGCCGAAGGCCATTCCGCTCGCGGGCCCGGAAATCGGGATCGAGCCGGAGTGCGGCACGGCCGCGGTGGCCATCCCGAACACCAGCGTGCCCGCCAACCCGACGGTCACCGCCGCGACCGCCACCGCCCGCGTGACCCGGCGGAACTCGTGCACGCCGACCGCGACCGCGGTGGCGACCAGGATGCCGAGCACCAGGATCGTCCAGCGGATCGCCGGCTGCCACGCCGAGGACCGGTCGAGCAGGATGTAGCTCCACACCGCGGTCACCGCGACCATGCCGGCCAGGAACAACCGGGGCGCGAGGTGCTCACGGCCGCGCCACAGCTCGCGCCCGCTGATCGCCACCACCGCGGTGATCGCCGGCGCCAGCGCGACCGCGTAGTACGGGTGCACGGTGCCCTCCATGTAGCTGAACACCAGCGCGGTCACCACCAGCCAGCCGCCCCACAGCACCAGCGCGGCGCGCGTGCGGTCGGTGCGCGGCCGCCAGCGGGTGAACCAGAGCCCGGCGACCAGGCCGATCAGCGCGGCGGGCAGCAGCCAGGAGACCTCGGTGCCGAAGCTGTCGCCGAACATCCGGCCCAGCCCGGTTTCCCCGCCGAACCCGATGTTCCCGCCACCGGCGCCGCCCATGCCGCCGCCGTTGCCGGCACCGCCGAAGATGCGGCCGAGCCCGTTGTAGCCCAGCGCCAGGTCGAGTTCGGTGTTGTCGGCGGACCCGCCGATGTACGGCCGCGAGGACGCGGGCCACAGATCCACGACCGCGATGTACCAGCCCGCCGAAACCACCACGGTGACAGCCGCGCCGAACAGGTGGAGGAGCCGCTTGCCCAGTCCCGTCGGCGCGGCGATCAGGTACACCAGCCCGAACGCGGGCAGCACCAGGAACGCCTGCATCATCTTGGCCAGGAAGCCGAACCCGATCGCCACGCCCGCCAGCGCCAGCCACTTCGGCGACGCCTTCTCCAGCGCGCGCACCACGCAGTAACCGCCGAGCACCAGCAGGAAGGTCAGCAGCGCGTCCGGGTTGTTGAAGCGGAACATCAGCGCCGCCACCGGGGTCACCGCCAGCGCGGCACCGGCGAGCAATCCCGCGCCGGGACCGGACCACCGGCGGACCGCCGCGTACAGCAGCACCACCGAGCCGACGCCGAGCAACGCCTGCGGCACCAGCATGCTCCAGCTGGAGAAGCCGAAGATCCGCCCGGACAGGCCCATCAGCCACAGCGCCGCGGGCGGTTTGTCCACGGTGATCGTGTTGCCGGGGTCGAGCGAACCGAAGAACCACGCCTTCCAGTCCATCGAACCGGCTTGGGCGGCTTCGGCGTAGAACGAGTTGGCCCACCCGGACGCACCGAGGTTCCACAGGTACAGCACGGCCGTCGCGAGCAGCAGCCCCCAGAAGGCCGGCCGCACCCAGCGGGGCGGCACTGTGTCCGAAGTGGACGGCGCAGGGCGGGCGGGGGCGGTCAGGGTGGCGGTCACTTGTTCTCCGATCGGTTGCGGCGGGGGTTGAACACCCAGCCGCGCAGCAGCAGGAAGCGCAGGACGGTGGCGGTGAGATTGGCCAGCACCAGCACGATCAGCTCGATCGGCTGGGACGGGCTGGTGGCCGAGTGCAGCAGCGCCAGCGAACCACTGGTCAGCCCGAGGCCGAGCAGGAACACCAGCATGCCTTCGAGGTGGTGGCGACCGGCACCGGCCGCGCCGCGCACGCCGAAGGTGAGCCTGCGGTTGGCCGCGGTGTTCGCCACCGCGGTCACCGCCAGTGCCACGAAGTTGGCCGCCTGCGGGCCGAAACCACCGCGCAGCAGGACAAACAGCAGCAGGTAGGCCAGCGTGCTGGCAACGCCGACGGCGGCGAACCGGACCAGTTGGCGGACCAGTCCGCCGGGCACGCCGGGCGCGTTCACCGGGGCCGGCGCGCGGTTGAGCTGGTCGCGCAGCCTGCCGATCGGCACGGTGCCGGTGGCCAGCGCGCGGGCGAGCCTGGCGATGCCGCGCAGATCGGCGATCGCGGTCGAGACGATGTCCACGCGGCTGTCGGGATCGTCCACCCAGTCCACCGGAACCTCGTGGATGCGCGCGCCCGCGCGTTGCGCCAGCACCAGCAGTTCGGTGTCGAAGAACCAGCCGGTGTCGGCGACGTGCGGCAGCAGTTCGCGCGCCACATCCGCGCGGATGGCCTTGAAGCCGCACTGGGCATCGGAAAAGCGTACCGAGAGCGTGCCGCGCAGCAACAGGTTGTAGCAGCGCGAAATGATCTCCCGCTTGGCTCCACGCACCACCCGCGCACCGCGCGCCAGCCTGCTCCCGATCGCCACGTCGGAGTGCCCGGAGATGAGCGAAGCGACCAAAGGGGACAGTGCGGCCAGGTCGGTGGACAGGTCGACATCCATGTACGCCAGCACTTTCGCGTCCGAGGCCAGCCATACCGAGTGCAAGGCGCGGCCGCGCCCTTTCTGCTCCAGCCGCACCGCGGTCACCTCGGCCAGCTCACCGGCGAGGCCCTCGGCGATCGACCAGGTCCGGTCGGTGCTGGCGTTGTCGGCGATGGTGATCCGGAACCGGTACGGGAAGCGGCGGCTCAGGTGCCGGTGCAGTTCCCGCACGCTGGGGCCGAGATCGGTCTCTTCGTTGTACACGGGCACCACGACGTCGAGCACCGGGGCCGGGCCGTCCGTCTCGACCGGCGCGCGCCGGGTGTCCGCGGGCAGAGTCGCTGTCATGGCTACGAAACTGGTGGCCCGGGCTGGGTGCTCCTTGTGCTGATCCTGTGGCGCGCCTGTGAGCGGAAGCCATAGGCCGGGCCAAGCCGTCACACAGCGGGCGCACAGGGAACGCCTCGAAGCTGAGCCTCAGCCGGCGTCGAAGCCGGAGCGACGAGGAGTGAGTTCAATGACCGAGCCAGCCAGCCCCCAGCCTTCCGAGCCGGCCCCGGAGTGGGGCGCGCCGGCGCCCCGGCCCCGGTGGTCGGGCAAGAAGACCGCGGCCGCGGCGGCGATCGCGGTCGGTATCGCGGCGACCGGCGGGATCGCCGTCTACGCCGCGAGCGGCACCTCCACCACCGAACAGGGCGGCCCCGGCGGCATGATGACGAACGGCGGCGGCCCGATGATCCGCCTGCCCGACGGACTGGCCTCCGCGCTGCACGGCGAGTACACCGTGCCCGACGGCAAGGGCGGTTACACCACCGAGGTGATGCAGTTCGGCCAGGTCACCGAGATCAGCGCGACCTCGGTCGCGGTGAAGAGCGAGGACGGTTACACCAGGACCTACCCGATCGACGGGAACACCACCTTCGGCCGCGGCAGCGCGGACGACATCGCGAACGGGGACTCGGTCACCGTCACCGCCGCTCCCGGGGAAGGTGCCGTGGCCAAGACGGTCTCGGAACGCGTCCTGCAGGGCGGCCCGCAAGGTGGCCAGCCCCCGCGGAACGGCCAGCAACCGCAGAATGGTCAGCAACCGCCGGGCAACTAGACGCGGTTGGTCGAACCCGGTCAACAGCGGTGATTTGCCAGGAAGCAACCACTGAAGCGGGTTGGCACGAAAGAGTTCCTAGGCCACAGCGCCGGGCCGGCGCGGGGGGTTCGCGGAAAGCCAACCGGGTTCCGCGGCCTCTCGCAGCCGGTCGAGAATCGCGGTGGTGGACAGGCAATCGGCCATCGGTTCCCGGTCGATCTCCATCCGCCAGGCGCGGAACATCATCTCCAGCGACGCGGCGCCTCGGCTGTCGGTCATCGGGTACCTCTCACAGGTCAGACGTAGCCTCGACCCGGATACCCACTGCGCGGCCGCCTTACACCTCTATCGAGTGAGACCTGCGTCACAAATGGATCACGACAGCGCGTACCCGCCGTCGACCACCAGGACCTGGCCGGTGACGTAACGCGCGTCCGCCGACAGCAGGAACATCGCGGGCCCGACCAGGTCGGCCGGGTCGGCGAGGCGGCCCAGCGGCACACGCTCCACCACCCGGCGGCGGCTGCGCCGGTCCGCGAGCGGCCCGGGCGCGATGCCGTTCACCCGCACTCCGCTCGGCCCCAGCTCCACCGCGAGCCCGCGTACCAACTGCGAAACCGCCGCCTTGGTCGCGCCGTAGGGCACCGCGCCGACCGCCGCGCGCTCGGCGGTCACCGACGAGACAGCCAGCACCGCGCCCGAACCGCGCCGGGCCATCGACGGCGCGGCCGCGCGCACCATCCGGTACAACGCGCCGACGTTCACTTCGGACTGCCGCTGCCAGTCGGCTTCGCTCAGTTCGACCGCCGGGGACCACACCTGCTCGTCCGTGGCCAGCACCAGCAGTTCCGGCGGACCGTCCAGTTCCATCAGGACATCGGCGGGCAGGCCGCTCTCGCTCGGGTCGCCGAGCACCGCGCGGCCGCCCAGCTCGGCGGCCAGCACCTGGGCCGCCGGGTCCTGGTCGACCAGCAGCACCTCGGCGCCCGCCTCGGCGATGGCCCTGGCCAGCGCGGACCCGATGGCCCCGGCCGCGCCGGTGATCACCGCACGGCTGCCGGTGAACTCGTGCGCGGTCAACTCGTTCTCCACTGCCGAGAGATCTCCGGCAGAGTCTAGCCCGGCGGCCACCTACCATGTGGCGCATGGCGGGAACAGGCGGTTTGGGCGAGCTGGAACGCGCGGTGATGGACGTGCTGTGGGACCGGGAAGACGCCGATCCGGTGACGGTGCGCGCGGTCGCCGACGCGCTGGCCGAGCGCAAACCGGCGTACACCACGGTGATGACCGTGCTCGACCGGCTGGCGAAGAAGGGTTTTGTGCTCCGCGAACGCGACGGCCGCGCCTGGTCCTACCGCCCGGCCGCCAGCCGTGACGCCTACGTGGCCCGGCTGATGCTCGACGCGCTCGAACTGACCGGTGATCGCGAGGCCGCGCTGACCCACTTCGCGCGCTCGGTGAGCAATCCCGAGGCCGAAGCGCTCAGCCAGGCGCTGGACAGGCACCGGAAGTCGCGATGAGCGCGGTCGCGCACCTGGCGGTGACGCTGGTGCTCTGCCTGCTCGCCGTGCCGCCGCTGCTGGGCGCGCGCTGGAGCAGCCAGAGTCCCGGCGCCGCGGTGGTGGCCTGGCAACTGCTGCTGGCCACCGGCGTGCTGTGCGTGGTGGGCCTGTTCGGCGCGCTCGGGCTGGCGCCCTACGACCGGCCGATGCTGCCCGCGCTGGGTGAGTTCACCGAGGACCTGAGCACCGGCCTGCCGCCGGAGATGACGCTCGCGCGGCTCTGCTGGCTGATCGCCGCCGTGGTCACCGCCGTGCTGGTGCCGGTCACCGTGGTCGCGTCCACTGTGGGCGTGCTGCGGATCCGGCGCCGCCAGCGCGATCTGCTCGCGCTGCTCGGGCGCACCGATCCGGCCGCGCCGGGCGCGGTGGTGGTGGACCACCCGGCGCCGATGGCCTACTGCGTGCCGGGGCTGCGGCCGCGGATCGTGGTCAGCTCCGGCACGCTGGAGATGCTCGATCGCGGTCAGCTCGCCGCGGTGCTCGGGCACGAGCGGGCGCACGCGCGCGAACGGCACGACCTGGTGCTGGTGCCGTTCACCGCGTTGCGCCGGGTGCTGCCGAATTCGCGCTATGCCAAGGAAATCTCGGCCACCGTTGCCTTGCTGCTGGAGATGCGCGCCGACGACAGGGCCTGCCGGGCGCACCCACGCGGCTGCCTGCTGGCCGCGCTGCGGCGCTTCCGCGACGGCGGGTTCACCACCCCGGCCGGCACGCTGGGCATCGAGGGCGACATCACCGCGCGGCTGGACCGCATCGCCGAGCCCCGCCGACGGCAGCTGCTGCCCGCCCGCTGGATCGCGCTCGCCGCGACCACCGCACTGGCGTCGACGCCGGTCAGCCTGTTCCTCTGGCCAGGCTGAGCCGGGCCAGGCTGACCAAGCCTCTGGCCAAGCCAGGCTCGTCTTGTATCATGTTGTTGATACAAGACGGGAGGTTCCACCGTGCAGTGGGACAACGTGCTCGGCGTGGCGGTGATCATGGGCCTGTTCGGCCTGCTCATCCTGATCCCGCTGTGGCCGGGCGAAAAGCAGGGCGTGCGGGTGCTGCGCCGGTGGGGTGTCAGCGATCCGGGCCCGGCCGACGTCGGTGAGGCCGTGCGCTACCTGCGGCGGCGCCGGTTCTGGTATCCCTGGCTGTTCCTCGGGCTGCCCGCGCTGGCCACCGCGAGCGGCCTCGACAAACTGCGGGACGCCGGCCCGCTGCTGGTGCTGGTCACCCTGCTGTTCGGCGGGCTGATCGCCGAAGTGCTCGCGCAACGGCCGACCAGGGCGCGGCAGCGGGAAGCCACGCTGGACCCTCGCGGCGTACTCGACCTCATTCCCCTGTGGGGCTTGCTTTCCTACGTCGCGATCGTCGCGATCACCGCGGTGTGGCTGGCCATCGGCCGCGCGTGGCTGCTGCTCGGCGTGGTGGCCGCCGTCGCGGTGCTCACCTGGCTGATCGTCCTGCTCGCCGTGCGCCGTCCGTCCACAGGGGACAGTGCGGTGGACAGGGCCCTGCGCACCAGGAGCGTCCGGGTCTCCACCGGGCTCGGCGCCGCCACCACCGCGGTGCTCGCCGCTCCCGTCACCGAGGTGGTCACCTGGTTGCTCCTGCTGGCCGCGGTCACCGTCTGGATCAACCTGGCCGGCGGTGATCGGGCGGTACGGGCCTGATGACGTTGAAGGTGGTCGTCGACGCCGACAGCGGCGTCGCGCCGTGGCGGCAGGTGCACGACCAGATCGTCCGGCTGATCACCGCGGGCGCGCTGGTCCCCGGCGCGCGCCTGCCGCCGATCCGCCAGCTCGCCAGGGACCTCGCGCTCGCGTCGGGCACCATCGCGCGGGTCTACCGCGAACTGGAGACGGGCGGCTGGGTGCACACCGCCCGCGCGAAGGGCACCGTGGTCACCGAAGCCGCCGACCGGCCCGGCCGGGACGCGCTCCTGCACGCCGCCGCCGCCGAATACGCGCGCACCGCGCGGGAGCTGGGGGTGGACAGGGAAACCGCGCTGGCCGCCGTTCACTCGGCCTGGTCCGCACTCGAATCCGGCAGCGCGTAAGCTGGACACTGTCGAAGGCAACCCGACGTGGCGCGTCCAAGCACCCGTCGTCTCCGGCACCCAGTCCGGCCGGTTCTCCTGGCCGGGGACGGGAGCACCGGATGAACCTGCCCATGGCCGAAGCCGTCGAAAGCCAGCCGAGTAACGCCTGTCCGGCGTGCTCGCACCCACTGGAAGCCCACGACCGGCTCGGTGACCGCTACTGCACCGCCACCGTCGCAGGTGGATTCGACCGCGGTTGCATCTGTTCCCGCGAAACTCGCCTTATGAAGGCTTAGGAGCCGAAATGACAGTCGAAACCCCGTACATCTCCCGTTATGAACAACGCGTCAAGCTGATCGGGGAGGCGGTGCAGGCCAACTCCAAGCTCAAGGAGAAGGAAGCCACCGCGCTCGCCGTGCACATCCTGCAGGCGATCGACTCGGCCCCGGAGCGGATCCGCTAGTTCCGCACGCCTGGCGCCGAGGAGTAGGGCAACACCTGTTCCGGGGCGTCCGGCTGGACCACGACCAGGTCGATGTCTTCGGCGAAGCGGTACGGCCGTGGCGCCAGGATGCCGCCGAAGTGCCGTCGCAGCCGGGACATTTCGGCGCGCACGGTGACCGTTCGCGCCGGGTCGCCGAAGAGGTCGGCGGCCAGTTCCGCGGCCGACCGGCCCGCCGGGTGCCGCGCCAGTACGTAGAGCATCTCGGCGTGGCGCGGGCTCAGGTTGTGCGACCACGTCCCGCCACTGCCGGACACGGTCAGCACCGCCTGCCGCGCGCCCGACACGTCGAGCACCACCTTCGTCGGCGCCGGGTGCTCCTCGTCGACCAGCCGCACCAGCCAGCCGCCGGGCAGCGGCTCCAGCACGCACCCGCCGTACGCGGGCAGCCAGGTCCGCCCGGCCGCGCACCGCGACGGCAGCGCCACCCGGTCGACCGGCGCCAGCCCGGCCGCCGCGGCGACCCAGCCGTGCGCGTCGATGACCACCGCCCGGCCACCCATCTTCGCCAGCGTCGGCACGGCGACCGCGCGCAACCGCTCCAGCTCACCGAGGTGCGCGGTGCGCAGCTGCGTCTCGGCCAGCTTGGCGACCGCGTCCACCAGGGCCAGCGTGGTCGCGTGCACGGTTTCCGCCGGTCCGGACAGGTCGACGACACCGAGCAGCCGCCCGTCCCGTGGATCGTGCAACGGCGCCGCCGCGCAGGTCCACGCGTGGTGCGAGCGAACGTAGTGCTCGGCCGAGTACACCTGCACCGGCCGCCGCGCGACCAGTGCCGTCCCGATGGCGTTCGTGCCGACCACGTCCTCGTGCCAGTCGACGCCCTCGGTGAAGCCGAGCCCGTCGGCGCGCCGCCGGACCTGGGTGCTGCCGTCACGCCAGAGCACCCGGCCCTCCGCGTCGACCACCACCATGATGTGCGCGGCCTCCTCGGCCAGGCTGATCAACCCGCCACGCAGGGTCGGCAGCGCCTCGGCCAGGCCGCTTTCACGACGCCGCGCCTCCAGCTGGTCCGGGCCGAGCGGCGGGCGCTCCACCCCGCGGTCCGGATCGATCCCGAGGCGCCGCATCCGCTGCCACGAAGCGCCGATCACCGACCGCGGGCGGCTCGGCAGGGCCGCACCGGTCAGCGCGGCCTCGTGCACGCGGGCGAGCACGCGCGCGTACCGGCGGGGATCGGCCCCCGCCGGTAGCGCTGCCTCGAGATTTCCGGCGACCACCCGGTCAGTGTGGCTCTCGTGCCCCTCGAACGAAAGCCCCCGGTTCAAGCCGGGATCCACCAGCACCTTCATCTTGAGCCCGGCGTGCAGTGCGGCGAAGCCCTCGTCGACCACCTTGTCCAGCGGGATGTGCTCGACCCAGCCCGTGGTGTCGTAGTGCCCGGCCGCCATCAGGCCGATCACCGCTTCGTAGTCACGCGCGGTGTAGCACAGTGACCCGCGGATGCCTCCCTTCCGCCAGCCCACCACCGCCCTCAACGGACGCGCTGCCTGCGATGCCCGAGGCAGTCGAGCGCCGCCCGGCGCACCGGCGAGGGCTCCACCACGGTGATCTTCTCCACGCCCAGCCCGCGCAGGGCGAACCAGACGCCGATGCCGATCGGCCCGGCACCGAACACCACCGCCGAGGAACCGGCCCGACCTCACCGAGCACGGCCGCGTGATAGGCCACCGACATCGGCTCCACCAGCGCGCCCAGTTCGTCGTTCACCGAGGCGGGCAGCTTGTGGGCACCACGGTGTACTCGGCCATGCCGCCGTCGCACGACAGACCGTGGAAGCCGATCGCGCGGCAGATGTTGTAGTGCCCTTCGAGGCAGGCCGGGCAGGTGTCACACCGGTAGACCGGCTCGACCGCCACCCGGTCCCCCGCGCTCAGCCCGCTTACCGCGGCTCCGGTCGGCACGAAGATCGGCCCGGCGTAGTACTCGTGCAGGTCGGTGCCGCAGATGCCGTTGTGCGCCACCCGGACCTTGACCTGCTCCGGCCCGCAGTCCGGCTCGGGCACGTCCTCGACGGCGACCGCTTCCCGGCCGCGGTAGACCACCGCGCGCATGCTC
The genomic region above belongs to Amycolatopsis sp. YIM 10 and contains:
- a CDS encoding GAF domain-containing protein, with the translated sequence MVGWRKGGIRGSLCYTARDYEAVIGLMAAGHYDTTGWVEHIPLDKVVDEGFAALHAGLKMKVLVDPGLNRGLSFEGHESHTDRVVAGNLEAALPAGADPRRYARVLARVHEAALTGAALPSRPRSVIGASWQRMRRLGIDPDRGVERPPLGPDQLEARRRESGLAEALPTLRGGLISLAEEAAHIMVVVDAEGRVLWRDGSTQVRRRADGLGFTEGVDWHEDVVGTNAIGTALVARRPVQVYSAEHYVRSHHAWTCAAAPLHDPRDGRLLGVVDLSGPAETVHATTLALVDAVAKLAETQLRTAHLGELERLRAVAVPTLAKMGGRAVVIDAHGWVAAAAGLAPVDRVALPSRCAAGRTWLPAYGGCVLEPLPGGWLVRLVDEEHPAPTKVVLDVSGARQAVLTVSGSGGTWSHNLSPRHAEMLYVLARHPAGRSAAELAADLFGDPARTVTVRAEMSRLRRHFGGILAPRPYRFAEDIDLVVVQPDAPEQVLPYSSAPGVRN
- a CDS encoding alcohol dehydrogenase catalytic domain-containing protein, encoding MRAVVYRGREAVAVEDVPEPDCGPEQVKVRVAHNGICGTDLHEYYAGPIFVPTGAAVSGLSAGDRVAVEPVYRCDTCPACLEGHYNICRAIGFHGLSCDGGMAEYTVVPTSCPPR